Proteins from one Gimesia maris genomic window:
- a CDS encoding tetratricopeptide repeat protein codes for MAKETKAQPESDESANVAVQDPPEKKSGDADIESAASDSVALRARVTGFVKSRWKILAGIVPVLLLLGGYLMSLSGEPEKTPKETLAEALQILGSSTDTKTRSEALELAYALKKQEYLDPDFPGALYFIFGVVAFQNAEELHGEAQDHQYLIASRYLREAERRAIDQEHRPEWCYALGTSLYKSGSIQKSRPLLEEAVSTFAENKLNASMSLTDIYLDHKEPSELKQAFDLNSECLQLEDLDPEMRDRLYLQRAQIFLAQGKNTEAQEVLDRVKQQESVNQVTLVFQAQTLMAEGNYKEALTILAPVKDNLGLERKFSRQASYLMGVCAESLGDADGAIDFFEQTTHRYAGTQEGLAAFLRLAELLRKNGRTEESLIAYRTALRSIHSPDEFRNRWISLQSVKTYVLNAWNDWVDEDRIKDDVTYFNAAIQLSDYLPPLLPEVQSKELAANANRRWAEYLQRRYEEATVTEQESLRGELNEHWKQSGRAYFELARRLTTSDRYGDILAISADHFQKGLDFETALKVLTRFINTNPEKQMPQALVQRGEILLELDRLDEAINHFERVMTNYPTDVSAFEAQYLLGIVYLEKNELDQAQAVWKEILESSQLTPKAKQWGDALFSLGKLNFHQGKIAESEKQSETAEDAPEGQITGSRQNRYYEEATRRLTEYVKRYPESEKISEARYLLARSLQNLSDQPLREMKEARTDNARQELKRKQFGYLNQALTQLQYLNRDLRQLENRDRLDALGKQLLKSSCFGKAHILYLTEEYAEAIKSYHDAVNRYPQCTEVLIAYMKMSGCYEALGKKNEAKSMLEQAKIILKQMPDSVFESGATNLGREEWNRWLDWSREFRDSDSRTSALPPVNGA; via the coding sequence ATGGCCAAAGAAACAAAAGCACAACCAGAATCAGATGAGTCAGCGAACGTCGCCGTGCAGGACCCACCTGAAAAAAAATCCGGAGATGCAGATATCGAGTCTGCTGCCTCTGATTCGGTTGCATTGCGCGCTCGTGTCACAGGCTTTGTCAAATCGCGTTGGAAGATTCTGGCGGGTATCGTGCCTGTACTTCTTCTGCTGGGTGGATATCTGATGTCTCTCTCTGGTGAACCGGAAAAGACTCCGAAAGAAACACTGGCAGAAGCACTGCAGATTCTGGGGTCATCGACAGATACCAAAACACGGTCCGAGGCACTTGAACTGGCTTATGCACTGAAAAAACAGGAATATCTGGATCCGGATTTCCCGGGTGCTTTGTACTTTATTTTTGGTGTTGTTGCTTTCCAGAATGCGGAAGAACTGCATGGGGAAGCTCAGGATCACCAGTATCTGATCGCCAGCCGTTATCTGAGAGAAGCAGAACGCAGGGCCATTGATCAGGAACATCGTCCAGAATGGTGCTATGCACTTGGTACCAGTCTCTACAAGTCAGGTTCCATTCAAAAGTCGCGCCCGCTGCTGGAAGAAGCTGTCAGTACGTTTGCAGAAAATAAGTTAAATGCATCCATGTCGCTGACGGACATTTATCTCGATCACAAAGAACCGTCTGAGTTAAAGCAGGCATTTGATTTGAATTCAGAGTGTCTGCAACTGGAAGATCTGGATCCTGAGATGCGGGATCGATTGTATTTGCAGCGTGCACAGATTTTCCTGGCGCAAGGCAAGAATACTGAGGCACAGGAGGTACTGGACCGGGTCAAGCAGCAGGAGTCTGTGAATCAGGTGACACTGGTGTTTCAGGCACAAACTCTGATGGCGGAAGGGAATTACAAGGAAGCATTAACGATTCTGGCGCCGGTCAAAGACAATCTGGGGCTGGAGCGTAAATTTTCCAGGCAGGCTTCCTACCTGATGGGAGTGTGTGCCGAGTCGCTTGGTGATGCTGATGGTGCCATTGATTTTTTTGAACAGACAACTCATCGCTATGCCGGAACGCAGGAAGGCCTGGCGGCATTTCTGCGTCTGGCTGAATTACTACGGAAAAATGGTCGTACCGAAGAATCCCTGATTGCTTATCGGACTGCGTTGCGGTCCATTCACAGTCCGGATGAATTCCGCAATCGCTGGATCAGTCTGCAGAGCGTGAAGACATATGTTCTGAATGCATGGAACGACTGGGTGGATGAAGACCGGATCAAAGATGACGTGACCTACTTCAATGCGGCGATTCAACTCTCTGATTATCTGCCTCCTTTGCTGCCGGAAGTCCAGTCGAAGGAACTGGCTGCGAATGCCAATCGTCGCTGGGCGGAATATCTGCAACGCCGCTATGAAGAAGCAACTGTCACAGAGCAGGAGTCTCTTAGAGGCGAATTGAATGAACACTGGAAGCAGAGCGGGCGTGCCTATTTTGAACTCGCCCGTCGATTGACGACTTCGGATCGATATGGAGATATTCTTGCCATCTCCGCAGATCACTTTCAAAAAGGTCTGGATTTCGAAACCGCGCTCAAAGTGCTGACACGGTTCATCAATACGAATCCGGAAAAGCAAATGCCGCAGGCTCTCGTTCAGCGAGGTGAGATTTTACTGGAGCTGGATCGGCTTGATGAAGCGATTAACCACTTCGAACGAGTGATGACAAATTACCCGACCGATGTCTCTGCCTTTGAGGCCCAGTATTTACTGGGGATTGTTTATCTGGAAAAGAATGAACTTGATCAGGCTCAAGCCGTATGGAAAGAGATTCTGGAGTCGAGCCAGTTAACCCCCAAAGCAAAACAGTGGGGGGATGCATTGTTTTCGCTGGGTAAGTTGAATTTTCACCAGGGAAAAATTGCCGAGTCAGAAAAACAGAGCGAGACCGCAGAAGATGCGCCGGAAGGACAGATCACAGGTTCGAGGCAGAATCGTTATTATGAAGAGGCCACACGACGTCTGACCGAATATGTCAAACGTTATCCAGAATCAGAAAAAATATCGGAAGCACGCTATCTGCTGGCCCGGTCTTTACAGAATCTGTCAGATCAACCACTCCGGGAGATGAAGGAAGCCAGGACAGACAACGCCCGACAGGAATTAAAACGGAAGCAGTTTGGCTATTTGAATCAGGCTCTGACACAACTTCAATATCTGAATCGGGATCTGCGTCAGTTGGAAAATCGAGACAGACTTGATGCACTGGGAAAGCAGTTACTCAAGTCGAGCTGTTTTGGAAAAGCGCACATCTTGTATCTGACGGAAGAGTACGCCGAGGCAATTAAATCGTATCACGATGCCGTAAACCGGTACCCGCAATGTACGGAAGTGTTGATTGCGTATATGAAGATGTCGGGCTGTTACGAAGCATTAGGGAAAAAAAATGAAGCTAAAAGCATGCTGGAACAGGCCAAAATAATTTTGAAACAGATGCCTGACAGTGTGTTCGAGTCCGGAGCGACGAACCTGGGACGAGAAGAATGGAATCGCTGGCTGGACTGGTCGCGCGAGTTTCGTGATTCTGACAGTCGAACCAGCGCCCTGCCGCCAGTGAATGGTGCCTGA
- a CDS encoding flagellar export chaperone FlgN: protein MTSTNMIDYPKLFAVRLEYSRALLTLSLQQQELIKDDDYSSLLDVLGKKQRLLGQLDQYTKQLPRLWEQWQQDRDQLPPEQRAACEQILSDSEAVLAQLLKNEDTSTQSMVDRRDRTKQQIQSLNQGAKVGEAYRDSLAPSTHRHLNIDQ from the coding sequence ATGACTTCGACAAATATGATTGATTATCCCAAACTGTTTGCAGTACGCCTGGAGTATTCCCGGGCACTGTTAACCCTGTCGCTGCAACAGCAGGAACTGATCAAGGATGATGATTATTCCAGTTTGCTGGACGTGTTAGGAAAAAAACAGAGGTTACTGGGGCAGTTGGATCAATACACGAAACAGTTGCCTCGACTCTGGGAGCAGTGGCAGCAGGACAGGGACCAGTTACCCCCCGAACAACGCGCCGCGTGTGAGCAGATTTTGAGTGATTCTGAAGCGGTGCTGGCACAGCTGCTGAAGAATGAGGATACCAGTACACAGTCCATGGTCGATCGACGGGATCGAACAAAGCAGCAGATCCAGTCGCTAAACCAGGGGGCAAAAGTCGGGGAAGCCTATCGTGACAGCCTGGCACCTTCGACCCATCGGCATCTGAATATAGATCAGTGA
- a CDS encoding sigma-54-dependent transcriptional regulator, whose translation MNHSLLHSSTSRGLIQVISEDRIRRLEVCTQFSNLGYTVIPLTEMNFTPKSRRPDADICVLLDQRSITEFMFAVDSVPEQNLIPVLYYPLLTHELQQACLKPSRTASHETMAPFAELRTNDSLDHISRLLDSAIKYSRLSHKCTELISELNLRSSRRLIGYSQAIQTLRDRIADLVHLRTPVLVQGGVGSELSVVAEIIHDSMFLNYQPLIRVNCSTLTIENVERELIGYFSNETGSYSDEPVWNPGQFEQAAGGTLVLDQVHLTSLPVQAALLKILESSEYRSPEDSQQKKLNCRIISLSHLSLHELSTQNQFKRKLAGILSTSSLSVPRLNDRKEDLALLTENLLSEVANTEGTVPKLLTLDGLELLKKHDWSGDLQELRNLIQHVNRVDNGPRLDAASLLPWIGSESISNVDSLTGMTLREMEQKLIESTFARCGGNRESTAQILDIGLRTLSGKLRSYGYPPRGGPDSKRTFSVRRAA comes from the coding sequence ATGAATCATAGTTTGTTACACAGTTCAACATCACGCGGCCTGATCCAGGTGATTTCAGAGGATCGCATCCGTAGACTGGAAGTCTGCACGCAGTTTTCGAACCTGGGTTATACGGTCATTCCCTTGACCGAAATGAATTTCACTCCAAAATCCCGGCGACCGGATGCCGATATCTGTGTACTCCTGGATCAACGGTCGATTACCGAGTTCATGTTTGCCGTCGATTCCGTGCCCGAGCAGAATCTGATCCCGGTGCTGTACTATCCCCTGCTGACGCATGAACTGCAGCAGGCCTGTCTGAAGCCTTCCCGTACTGCATCACATGAAACGATGGCGCCGTTTGCGGAACTGCGTACAAACGACTCGCTGGATCATATCAGTCGGCTCCTGGATTCCGCGATCAAGTACTCGCGACTGTCCCATAAATGTACTGAGTTGATTTCTGAATTAAACCTGCGTTCCAGTCGGCGGCTGATCGGATACAGCCAGGCAATCCAGACATTAAGAGACCGGATTGCAGACCTGGTGCATTTGCGAACTCCCGTACTGGTTCAGGGGGGAGTCGGATCTGAGTTGTCTGTGGTGGCAGAAATCATTCATGACTCCATGTTCCTGAACTATCAGCCGCTCATCAGAGTCAACTGTAGTACGTTGACCATTGAAAATGTTGAACGGGAACTGATCGGTTATTTTTCAAATGAAACAGGCAGTTACTCAGATGAACCGGTCTGGAATCCAGGTCAGTTCGAACAGGCGGCAGGCGGCACACTGGTGCTTGACCAGGTCCATTTGACTTCATTGCCCGTACAGGCGGCGCTGCTGAAAATTCTGGAGAGCAGCGAGTATCGTTCGCCGGAAGACAGTCAGCAGAAAAAATTGAACTGCCGCATTATCTCTCTGAGCCATCTCTCGCTGCATGAATTGTCGACGCAGAATCAGTTCAAGCGAAAACTGGCCGGCATTCTGTCTACGTCCAGTTTGTCGGTTCCGCGTTTGAATGATCGGAAAGAAGATCTCGCCCTGCTGACAGAAAACCTGTTAAGCGAAGTGGCGAACACTGAAGGAACGGTTCCAAAACTGTTGACGCTGGATGGTCTGGAACTGTTGAAGAAACATGACTGGAGCGGGGATCTCCAGGAACTGCGAAATCTGATTCAACATGTGAATCGTGTTGATAACGGGCCGCGCCTGGATGCCGCCAGTTTATTGCCCTGGATCGGGTCAGAATCGATTTCCAATGTGGATTCCCTGACAGGGATGACGCTGCGTGAAATGGAACAGAAACTGATTGAAAGCACGTTTGCACGCTGCGGAGGCAACCGGGAAAGTACGGCTCAGATTCTGGATATCGGGTTGAGAACGCTTTCCGGCAAACTCAGATCCTATGGGTATCCACCTCGGGGAGGCCCGGATTCCAAACGGACTTTTTCGGTCAGGCGTGCTGCCTGA
- a CDS encoding flagellar basal body rod protein FlgB translates to MLDQVLNSNALPLLEKMAAFAERRQDVLAGNIANIDTPSYKMRDLPVQEFQQALRDAVQLKENLTDPVSQQTLAMPVTLEATKSVEAQLQELFPRSLFQAREATPQNLTFQDDNNRSIESQMTQMTKNSMMQQFAVEVMMAQMNQLLTVISERA, encoded by the coding sequence ATGTTAGATCAGGTTTTAAATTCGAATGCATTACCATTACTGGAAAAAATGGCGGCGTTTGCAGAGCGTCGACAGGATGTCCTGGCAGGTAATATTGCGAATATCGATACCCCCTCATACAAGATGCGAGATCTTCCAGTTCAGGAATTTCAGCAGGCTTTACGTGATGCGGTGCAGTTGAAGGAAAACCTGACTGATCCGGTGTCGCAGCAGACTCTGGCGATGCCTGTCACTCTGGAAGCGACGAAATCTGTCGAAGCACAACTGCAGGAGTTGTTCCCGCGCAGCCTGTTTCAGGCACGGGAAGCAACTCCTCAGAACCTGACGTTTCAGGATGATAATAATCGAAGTATTGAATCACAAATGACGCAGATGACCAAAAACTCCATGATGCAGCAGTTCGCTGTGGAAGTCATGATGGCGCAGATGAATCAGTTGTTAACAGTCATTTCAGAACGCGCCTGA
- the flgC gene encoding flagellar basal body rod protein FlgC, whose product MLKGIDISTSALVAQRQRMNTIAGNIAAVNVSHDPASGEEPFYRRMVTFQADTESLDQNASGTGVKYHVEIDTDTPLRKTYDPGHRHADQDGNVTYPNIDLVTEFVNALEAGRAYEANISALDITKEMFSTSLRILA is encoded by the coding sequence ATGTTAAAAGGAATTGATATCAGTACCAGTGCCCTGGTCGCCCAGCGGCAACGGATGAACACGATTGCGGGGAATATTGCTGCAGTGAATGTATCACACGATCCCGCAAGTGGTGAAGAACCCTTTTATCGCCGAATGGTTACCTTCCAGGCGGACACGGAAAGTCTGGACCAGAATGCGTCCGGAACCGGGGTAAAATATCATGTTGAAATTGATACAGACACACCGTTAAGAAAAACCTATGATCCCGGCCACCGCCATGCGGATCAGGATGGGAATGTTACCTATCCTAACATTGATCTGGTGACCGAATTCGTCAATGCACTGGAAGCAGGGCGAGCCTATGAAGCCAATATTTCGGCTCTGGATATCACTAAGGAAATGTTTAGTACGTCGTTGCGGATTTTAGCATAA
- the fliE gene encoding flagellar hook-basal body complex protein FliE, giving the protein MTSSISHIGNSLLPGLSPAGLKDAGAGTPAGAPSFQNMMLQSLDSANQLQLQSEQAIQAGLLGEDITQAEVFSSIKKADLALRMMVQMRNKLLEAYNEIQKMQM; this is encoded by the coding sequence ATGACCAGTTCCATCAGTCATATCGGTAACTCATTACTGCCCGGTCTTTCACCGGCGGGGCTCAAAGATGCAGGGGCTGGCACGCCAGCCGGCGCCCCTTCATTTCAGAATATGATGTTACAGTCTCTGGACAGTGCCAATCAGTTACAGCTTCAATCGGAGCAGGCGATTCAGGCGGGGCTCCTGGGAGAAGATATTACTCAGGCCGAAGTCTTTTCCTCGATCAAGAAGGCAGATCTGGCTCTGAGAATGATGGTTCAAATGCGAAATAAACTTCTGGAGGCTTACAACGAGATCCAGAAGATGCAAATGTAA
- a CDS encoding flagellar M-ring protein FliF has translation MDTIKKIYQQFSNLFQTMSGSQRAILLSVPLLMMLAFGFLFFRDSQSSYVSLSLGKDFTTEEVIHAEEVLLRAGLTDFSRKGQRIMVPQNEVPRYNAALIEGGGLPTDWASEWQEQFEKSSMFVSKDQLQVMRDIALGNQLRRMIRAIPAIEDASVMWARSKKRLRWNNTTPEVTATVMVKPRPGRELTPVLVTSLRAAVSTMVPDLTTDSVTVFDQSTGTSFTADDKNEAFDSKFISWVNKHTKNYQDKILDSLSYIPDVIVNVNVDVENLKRYVERKQEISTDGSVTLQSKEQSTERSLVEKPTRAEPGARSNQPNSLAVARGNEKNEKVTETNNEATTAPSFTWTEKEFVAAMPSTVQVSVSIPEDYYSAVALKRGIKKGEAEADIAAFKQATAAIQTEVETSIQKHVQKLIPSQSATDAVSVASYVRVDAEVPEIALPLTESVGEFVSQWGSTLGLGLFAIWALWMLNKSMPQMEEVNSEEIDLPLKRPVDSTPEEESVKPKKEPTQRDEVQLLVRDNPEVAAMVLSKWIHSKS, from the coding sequence ATGGATACGATAAAAAAAATATATCAGCAGTTCTCAAACCTGTTTCAAACAATGTCTGGCAGCCAGCGTGCGATTTTGCTGTCTGTCCCCCTGCTGATGATGCTGGCTTTTGGCTTCCTCTTTTTTCGGGACAGTCAATCGAGCTACGTTTCACTCTCCCTGGGTAAAGATTTTACGACCGAAGAGGTCATTCATGCCGAAGAAGTTCTGTTGCGTGCCGGGTTGACCGATTTCTCAAGAAAGGGACAGCGAATTATGGTCCCTCAGAATGAAGTACCCCGCTATAATGCCGCGCTGATTGAAGGCGGCGGACTTCCGACCGACTGGGCTTCGGAATGGCAGGAGCAGTTTGAAAAATCGAGCATGTTTGTGAGTAAGGACCAGCTGCAGGTCATGCGGGATATTGCGCTGGGAAACCAGTTGCGTCGGATGATCCGCGCGATCCCGGCGATTGAGGATGCCAGTGTGATGTGGGCCCGTTCGAAAAAACGGTTGCGCTGGAATAATACCACCCCGGAAGTGACGGCGACCGTCATGGTCAAACCCCGACCGGGACGGGAGTTGACCCCGGTTCTGGTGACCAGCCTGAGAGCTGCCGTCTCAACGATGGTTCCCGACCTGACCACGGACTCGGTAACGGTCTTCGATCAGTCCACGGGAACTTCGTTTACCGCGGATGACAAAAACGAAGCCTTTGACAGTAAATTCATCAGTTGGGTCAATAAGCATACCAAAAACTACCAGGATAAAATTCTCGATTCTCTCTCGTATATTCCAGATGTGATCGTGAATGTGAATGTCGACGTCGAAAATCTGAAACGGTATGTCGAACGCAAACAGGAAATCAGTACTGACGGTTCGGTGACACTTCAGTCAAAAGAGCAATCCACCGAACGCAGCCTCGTGGAAAAACCGACCCGGGCAGAACCGGGAGCTCGATCCAATCAGCCGAACTCCCTGGCAGTGGCGCGAGGGAACGAAAAGAATGAGAAGGTAACAGAGACGAATAATGAGGCCACCACAGCTCCGTCATTTACCTGGACAGAAAAAGAGTTTGTCGCCGCCATGCCCAGCACGGTACAGGTTTCTGTTTCCATCCCGGAGGATTACTATTCTGCAGTTGCTCTCAAACGCGGAATCAAAAAAGGAGAAGCGGAAGCGGATATCGCCGCTTTCAAACAGGCCACTGCCGCCATTCAGACCGAAGTTGAAACAAGTATTCAAAAGCACGTCCAGAAGCTGATTCCTTCACAGTCTGCCACAGATGCGGTCAGTGTCGCTTCTTATGTACGCGTTGATGCAGAAGTCCCTGAAATCGCCTTGCCGTTAACCGAAAGTGTCGGCGAGTTTGTGAGCCAGTGGGGCAGTACCCTTGGTCTGGGGTTATTCGCGATCTGGGCTTTATGGATGCTGAATAAGAGTATGCCGCAAATGGAAGAGGTCAATTCAGAAGAGATTGATCTGCCACTGAAAAGACCCGTTGACTCAACTCCCGAAGAAGAATCGGTAAAACCTAAGAAAGAACCGACACAGCGCGATGAGGTTCAGTTACTGGTTCGCGATAATCCGGAGGTTGCTGCGATGGTGTTGAGTAAATGGATCCACTCAAAATCCTGA
- the fliG gene encoding flagellar motor switch protein FliG, translated as MDELQKAAVLLLSLDKALAAEVLSLMSKEDVEKVTMMIARMQDVSKEQQATVLSEFTNLRGEQTTMERGGLAAVNELLEQSLGKEGAGSILDSINQTMNSVPFGFLQKSGANNLLTFIIEEHPQTIAMIMSHLPSNMAAEVLAGLPSNKQMDVIKRIANMEQTSPEVIRDVEKSLEHRMKNTFSQGMEKAGGVELVAEILNVTDRMTNKGILESMDQETPDLADEIRRLMFVFDDLVKLDNKAIQALLKEVDTNQWAVALKGASEEIKQKVLSNLSQRAADMLREEMEYLGPIKVSDVEAVQQQIVDSVRRLEDAGEIEVAAGNESEQYIT; from the coding sequence ATGGATGAACTACAAAAAGCCGCCGTCTTGTTACTGAGCCTGGATAAAGCGCTCGCCGCTGAAGTGCTCAGTCTGATGTCCAAAGAAGATGTCGAAAAAGTAACGATGATGATTGCCCGGATGCAGGATGTCTCCAAGGAGCAGCAGGCCACCGTCTTGTCCGAATTTACCAATTTGCGCGGTGAGCAGACCACGATGGAGCGGGGCGGTCTGGCGGCCGTGAATGAACTGCTCGAACAGTCTCTCGGAAAAGAAGGTGCCGGCTCGATTCTGGACAGTATTAATCAGACGATGAACTCCGTACCCTTCGGTTTCCTGCAGAAATCAGGTGCGAACAACCTGTTGACCTTTATCATTGAAGAGCATCCCCAGACGATCGCGATGATCATGTCACACCTGCCCAGTAACATGGCGGCGGAAGTGCTGGCCGGACTGCCTTCCAATAAGCAGATGGATGTGATCAAACGCATTGCCAATATGGAGCAGACCAGTCCGGAAGTGATCCGCGATGTTGAGAAGAGCCTGGAGCATCGCATGAAAAACACTTTCAGCCAGGGTATGGAAAAAGCGGGGGGAGTCGAGCTGGTTGCCGAGATTCTGAACGTGACAGACCGCATGACTAACAAAGGGATTCTGGAAAGTATGGATCAGGAAACTCCCGATCTGGCGGATGAAATTCGCCGCCTGATGTTTGTCTTTGATGATCTGGTGAAACTGGATAATAAAGCGATTCAGGCTCTGTTGAAGGAAGTGGACACCAATCAGTGGGCGGTTGCCTTGAAAGGGGCTTCCGAGGAGATCAAGCAGAAAGTGCTCAGCAACCTGTCGCAGCGGGCAGCGGATATGCTGCGTGAAGAAATGGAATATCTTGGTCCTATCAAAGTCAGCGATGTGGAAGCAGTTCAGCAGCAGATCGTAGATAGTGTCAGACGCCTGGAAGATGCCGGAGAAATTGAAGTTGCTGCCGGAAATGAAAGTGAACAGTACATTACCTGA
- a CDS encoding FliH/SctL family protein, whose protein sequence is MAELETAKLLKADAFRALGSKIAYNFNDIEKRCEDYISNVRNQTRQMIIDAQAEAEQIKQEAYQAGKQRGLEEALREVEAQVQARSEAQASQMVEEKLGTVFPAMQAAVAGLQQEQVNWRQTWDAAAVKMCLVIAEKMVRHEIKTRPDTVKPMMSEALKLASGTQHIRFQMNPTDVVHLGKNAQSFITNLTGCQTCEIIEDESISPGGCIIETQHGTIDARIEVQLDRIFQELIIQTQD, encoded by the coding sequence ATGGCGGAACTGGAAACAGCAAAATTGTTAAAGGCGGATGCGTTTCGCGCGCTGGGTTCGAAAATCGCCTATAACTTTAATGATATCGAAAAACGCTGTGAAGATTATATTAGCAATGTGCGTAACCAGACGCGTCAGATGATTATCGATGCGCAAGCAGAAGCAGAACAGATCAAGCAGGAAGCGTATCAGGCAGGGAAGCAACGGGGACTGGAAGAGGCATTACGCGAGGTAGAAGCCCAGGTTCAGGCCCGATCGGAAGCGCAGGCCAGTCAGATGGTAGAAGAAAAACTGGGTACCGTTTTCCCCGCGATGCAGGCAGCCGTTGCAGGGTTGCAGCAGGAGCAGGTCAACTGGAGGCAGACGTGGGATGCTGCCGCGGTCAAAATGTGTCTGGTGATTGCAGAAAAAATGGTCAGGCATGAGATCAAGACCCGTCCCGATACTGTGAAACCCATGATGAGTGAAGCGCTCAAGCTGGCATCGGGAACTCAGCATATCCGGTTCCAGATGAATCCGACGGATGTCGTCCATCTGGGAAAGAATGCACAGAGTTTTATCACGAATCTGACGGGATGTCAGACCTGTGAAATTATTGAAGATGAATCGATCTCCCCGGGGGGATGTATTATCGAAACACAGCATGGAACAATCGACGCCAGAATCGAAGTACAACTGGATCGTATTTTCCAGGAGCTGATTATCCAGACTCAGGACTAG
- a CDS encoding FliI/YscN family ATPase, whose protein sequence is MFDVSQQIKQILPFRLTGRVTRVVGLTASVSGFPAPLGSVCAIDRENGSAVEAEVVGFQNEETLLLPYEDLAGIRRGDRVSLIQSVPAVAVGQGILGRVLDGRGRCIDGKNQAMLSHRANLKAKPISPLNRPRIDSPLSTGIRTIDGLLTCGKGQRLGIFAGSGVGKSTLMGQMARQSSADINVVCLVGERGREVREFLDRDLGSEGLERSVVIVATSDEPALIRLRAAHLATAVSEFFRDCGKDVLLMMDSVTRYALAQREIGLAAGEPPATRGYPPSVFSLLPKLLERSGRTESGSITGFYTVLVEADDANEPISDTVRGILDGHIMLSRKLAHESHWPAIDVLQSISRSMNDITSAEHQQSVAQIKKLMAAYQQSEDLISIGAYQAGSNPEVDLAIKMRPLWNEYLKQGNTEDSDFHTASEGLTNLVARMQQLKPMKASEAGQIAATDQTAQTTG, encoded by the coding sequence ATGTTCGATGTTTCTCAACAGATTAAACAGATTCTACCCTTTCGCCTGACAGGGAGAGTCACACGTGTGGTCGGGTTGACTGCATCGGTTTCCGGCTTTCCGGCACCGCTGGGATCCGTCTGTGCCATTGATCGGGAGAATGGTTCGGCAGTCGAAGCGGAAGTCGTTGGTTTCCAGAATGAAGAAACTCTGTTGCTGCCTTATGAAGATCTGGCGGGGATCCGACGTGGAGACCGCGTCAGTCTGATTCAATCGGTGCCTGCGGTTGCTGTAGGGCAGGGGATCCTGGGGAGAGTTCTGGATGGTCGCGGTCGCTGTATTGATGGTAAGAACCAGGCAATGCTTTCTCATCGAGCCAATTTAAAAGCCAAACCGATTTCCCCTTTGAATCGCCCCCGTATTGATTCCCCCTTGAGCACCGGTATCCGCACCATTGATGGACTGTTAACGTGTGGAAAAGGGCAGCGACTCGGGATTTTCGCCGGAAGTGGTGTTGGTAAAAGTACCCTGATGGGGCAGATGGCGCGTCAGAGTTCCGCTGATATTAATGTGGTTTGTCTGGTCGGGGAACGTGGTCGTGAAGTACGCGAGTTTCTGGATCGTGATTTAGGATCGGAAGGGCTGGAACGCAGTGTCGTGATCGTTGCGACAAGTGATGAACCTGCGCTGATTCGCTTGCGGGCCGCTCATCTGGCGACCGCGGTTTCGGAATTCTTTCGTGACTGTGGCAAAGATGTCCTGCTGATGATGGACAGTGTAACCCGCTATGCGCTGGCACAGCGGGAAATTGGTCTGGCTGCAGGAGAGCCGCCGGCGACTCGAGGCTATCCACCCAGCGTGTTTTCCCTCCTGCCTAAGCTGCTGGAACGGAGTGGTCGGACTGAATCTGGCAGCATCACCGGGTTCTATACCGTTCTGGTTGAAGCCGACGATGCGAACGAGCCGATTTCTGATACCGTGCGGGGAATTCTGGACGGTCATATCATGCTTTCGCGGAAACTGGCACATGAATCCCATTGGCCTGCAATAGATGTGCTGCAGAGTATCAGCCGTTCGATGAATGACATTACATCAGCTGAGCACCAGCAGTCAGTCGCTCAAATCAAGAAACTCATGGCCGCCTACCAGCAGTCAGAAGATCTGATCTCAATCGGCGCTTACCAGGCGGGTTCAAATCCGGAAGTCGATCTGGCAATCAAGATGAGGCCGCTCTGGAATGAGTATCTGAAACAGGGAAATACAGAAGACTCTGATTTCCATACCGCTTCAGAAGGGCTCACTAATCTGGTTGCCCGGATGCAGCAGCTTAAACCGATGAAAGCTTCGGAGGCGGGTCAGATCGCTGCGACCGATCAAACCGCACAAACGACCGGTTAA